One part of the Ornithodoros turicata isolate Travis chromosome 2, ASM3712646v1, whole genome shotgun sequence genome encodes these proteins:
- the LOC135385148 gene encoding uncharacterized protein LOC135385148, whose protein sequence is MALVDAVMKLLYVDVGRNGRMNDAGIWSQSSMKEAIESGNLRIPGPQALPHSSRETPSVLVGDEGFGLKTYLMRPYPSRDLHQKKRVFNYRLSRARRIVENAFGLPANRWQIFRAPIRHQPERVIAIVKAAVALHNLLRSKTSTRALYSPPDSIDAEDVSTRTIRTGTLHQTESVNQALQKPNNVGCRCSQDAAAVRDTLKEYFFDEGAVSWQWKFT, encoded by the exons ATGGCTCTTGTAGACGCTGTGATGAAGTTGTTGTACGTGGATGTTGGCAGGAATGGTCGCATGAACGACGCTGGCATCTGGTCCCAGAGTTCAATGAAGGAGGCAATAGAGTCCGGCAACCTAAGAATCCCAGGGCCGCAAGCATTACCTCATTCTTCTCGTGAGACGCCATCTGTGTTAGTTGGCGATGAGGGATTTGGGTTAAAGACCTATCTGATGAGACCCTACCCTTCAAGGGACCTTCACCAGAAGAAAAGAGTTTTCAACTACAG GTTGTCACGTGCCCGTCGGATAGTTGAAAACGCTTTTGGGCTCCCGGCTAACCGATGGCAGATATTCAGAGCCCCAATCAGACACCAACCAGAGCGTGTCATTGCCATAGTAAAAGCAGCTGTTGCACTGCACAACCTTCTTCGATCAAAGACTTCAACCAGAGCTTTATACTCTCCACCTGACAGTATTGACGCTGAAGATGTCTCTACTC GAACCATTCGCACAGGGACTCTTCACCAGACAGAAAGTGTCAATCAAGCTCTGCAGAAACCAAACAATGTCGGCTGCAGATGTTCACAGGATGCAGCGGCTGTACGAGACACGTTGAAAGAGTACTTCTTTGATGAAGGAGCTGTCAGTTGGCAATGGAAGTTTACTTAA